TCGACTTGAGAAATACCACAGACTTTGCCGTCTTGGACATGTATCGCACACTCTAACCTCTACAAAAGCAACGACGCATGCGTTTCTTCATTTCATATGGGCGAGCTGGCGTCTCGTCTTTTACGGAGGGTGCTTCCTACCTACTCATTTATTTATTACTTCACACGATCACCACAAATTCACGACTCTAAACGCCTCTTGACGAGCTATTACTTCTTGACTGTTTGCTATCTAGTTATCATTTCATGGAGCATTGTATCAACATCTTCATCACTGTATCGTTATCTCTATACATTTTTATGCTTTTCGACATGAATCCCGATTTGGCAAGGTCGTTACCGTTTCGGGTATCATTTATATTTGATGACATACCTTCGTCCAAGAGACTATGAGTTGAATACTTAAAGCTTGAATAGTAAGAGCACTGTAGTAATAGTAAATGTCGGCATGTGTAGGATAGCGTGGTCTACCTGTAAACAGAACGGCATgatgaaaagaaaatgaaatcaacCAATGGGCTGTCCAACCGTCCATATCTACCATCTGACGGTTTCAACCTCTCATGCTCACTGATATTGACATGCGAGCTGGACTGATGCTCATCGCGCCGAGCGACTCCCCGAGCCCCCCATCATCGTCAGATTTCTGAGCATTCTTCTCCCTGGGTACATCCAGCCCACCGCTTCTGAAATCATCATACTGATCGCTGGACAACtgatcctcttcttcatccacgTCAgattcatcatcgtcatcgtcatcgcttTCGATAGCCACAGACGACCATTCCCGGTATACACCCTgaatgaaagcatttgattTAGGTAGACGATACGGGTCGAATGGGAAGAATGTGTTTAGTTCGGCATTGGCAGGTTGATACAGCAACTTTGCTTGTAGCAGGGTCAATGAGGACAAAAGGCTTTCAGACGAGCCATTGGAGAGCCGTGGACGAGGTCCAGATGCGGAAGTGCCTGATATAGACGCGAAGGACATGTCGTTGCGCTTGTTCATCTCGAGCATAGTGTAGCAGTAGATAAAATCGGTTGCTTGCGCTACCCGTGCAAATTGCATAACAACGTTAGATGAGCAAACCTATTAAACCGATTAAAACTAAAAGCGTTTTACAaaaacaatgacaacataCCTTGAGGGGATTCAAGATCGAGGTGACGACTCTCTTTAGCACACTAAGCTCTGGCATCCATTTGTCTTTTGCAGGTGTCTTCCTCGTTCTTCCATCCAAGTCCAGATCCAAATCCACGTACGAGTCGTCCAGATCGTCATCACCGCCTAACAAATCTCGCCATCGGAAACAGAAAATAAGAAAGACAGCCTGGGTGACGGCATAAAATACGGTGTGTTGTCCAGACGCTAATATTGCACTgagtgcagcagcagcattcACACTCGACGGCGCAGACTCCGATCCGAACCCAAGCCCCAATCTGACATCCGCTTCGACGCCGTCCAGATGACTCCGAAGGTACTCACACAGCACGCTGACAACACGACGTGTTCCATCCCGATCGACGAAGGTGGCGCGACTGACAAAACTGCCAATATATGACGCAGCAGCTGCCCGTGTTAGTTCGGGGGTCATTGTGTGTGGTTGACTGTTGGAGGTGGACTCTTCACCGTCTCCAAAAGAGTCGTTATGGGTATGGGGAGAGAATCCACCAGAGGAAGGCATCAAAGCACGCTCAACCAACATACCCTGAAAGATATCCGCGAATTCGGGGTCAAGAGACGCAAACCAGAAAACGAGAAATTGTGTATAGCGCGATTTGAAGGTACGCAAAATCGTGCGGTCAAAGATGGATAATAGAGATTGGAATTGTGAATGTAAGGATGTTTTAGTTCCGGATAATTTCGATAGTTTGACCTTGGAAGAACTTGTCTCTGTGGTAGGAGCAGAAATCTCAGTAGAAGCAGTGAGATCAAGAGATTGTCTGCTTGATAGAAAATCGGTTGGTGTTAAAGGGTTCGATTCGAGAGGGGGTAGTGGTGGCAATTCAAGAGGTGACATGGGCCGTGAATCTGTACTAATGCTACTAGCACCTTTACTCCTCTCAAAATGTTCGAAAAGCAATGTTAAAATGGCGTCCAGTTTTTTCACCATTTCTTGAATATGCTTGACGTTCATGGGCACTTCGATACGGCGTGACAGATCAAAATCGTCCATGTCTCCCGCTTCAGAAGAAAGATCACTGAAGTTGTCGTCGCTTTCATCATCAGAGTCGTCTGTGTCCGATGCCGAGGAAGAGACTTCTTGGCCGAGTACGATGTCGAAAGGGTCCAGTTCAAACACATCTTCGTCGCCCTcattctcctcttcctccaattcttcaagttcaatcTGAATTTCAACCTGCGAGATGTGGTAAGCGTTAGCAGTGACTTTACAAATCCTTGACTCCAGCTCACGTCAATTTGGATGGCACGATCCACAATGGTGGCAAGGATTTTATCGGCTAGCTCTGGACAGTATCCTGACACCCGGAGCAAATTTCGAATATAAGTCGTTTGTGCTACCTGATTTTGTCTTTTGTGGGGAAAGTGGCGAACGAGAAGAGGTTGGAGGGTAGAAGGTAAGGTCGGCACGAGGGACAGGATATGCCTGAGAAGGAAATGCACTCTGTCGTAAATTACTCTGCGGGTCAACGGGGCACTCGAGGTAGATGGTATACCAGCATCGAGGGCTTGTAGTCCAGATTCTATTTATGGTACGCAGATTAATTCCACACAAATACTGTGATCAAACAAGAACTCACGGTATGTAAAGCCATGTGCAATCTTGGCCAACACGAGGGAAAGATATTCCGGCCTAGCACTCAGGAGCATACCAATGAAGACGGTGAACGACTTCACGGTGGCGCTGTCAAAAGTTGTCCATGGCATATTCACGATGGCATCGACGAGTGCTGAATGTGTCTTTTCCAGGCGAGACACGACATGTGAGAGGGCTAATAGCCACAGACGGATCTGTGCAGGATCAAATTGGCTTGAGTGCTGAGATGAGGACGATGGCGAGATATTGAATTGGGAAACGAGTTCATCGAAAGTATCTGACACGCCCTAGTCAAATGTCGGTTGTTTGACACGGGTGAAAAGGGTAGATTGGACGCACGTTTGCCTTTTGTTGGAGCGCATTTGTGACCACTGATAGATACATATCGCGcttgaacatctcatcttgTTTGACACGGGAGTTTGTTGCGATCGGTCGTCGAATGAGGAGATTTGTGGTGGCAGACGAGTGGGACGCTGTCTTTCGTGGAGGAGGCACCTTGGAGGACTCTGGTTTCTGGGAGGGCTGTGGAGGCATGGAATCGATATTCCTCGACAATGGACCTGCTTTCGGGGTTCTGTGGTTGAATTGAGACCGCCGTGAATGAGGATCCATgtctttgtattttttgggaggaagagaacaTGTCGGGACCGCGACCAAAAAAGTGGGAATCATTACGTCAGCATGTGTCATTAACGGTGTTGGGCGTGACTGGGCCTCAACACGACCACAACCGCTGCAATGTCGTCCCCGGCCACCGCATTTTCTTCAGCACACAGACTCTATGTCAAGTCCCTCTACAGACGCTCCCTCAAGAATGCCTTAGACTGGACCATTAGACGCGATCTTTGGAGGGCGGAGGCCATGCAAATCAGAGCCGAGTTCGAGGCCAACCGGTGAGAGCCTCTTGGGCAGCCCTGCGTGGTAGAACTTGGTTGAGCGGCTTTGGCAGAGACATACACGATCCCAGGTTGCTTGCCCGAGTTTTGGAACAGGCTGAGGCCCGTCTGGCCGAGTTCAAGCACCCTGACCCAGTTATTGGTGAGATATCTTTTCTTGGGACTGGTTTTGCACCTGCTCAATTGGGAAATCAGCACCGACCGCTCCCGGTGGTACGAAATGGTTCGTATTTTTGCTTCATTCAATACACAGATGCTGATATATAAACCAGGGAACGCAACCTACCGGTAGGTATTCTTCCGCGTACACAATCGCGGACTTACTGACGGATGGATAGCCTAGCACAGCACCAGTGTACGACCACGAGGCGGGGGGACACCACTAGTAGTAGAATCACATGACTGTAGTACACAATATATCGCTcttgcctcttcctcttctcagcttctcctcctcatcgaTGAACTATATTCGCGGCGCAGTCAGCGCAATAAGCGCCCCGTACCAGTACTACAAAGATCTCCCCCCAATTAACCCCTCCACCCTGACCGGTGCCATCGACGTCATTGTCATCCGTCGACCTACAGACAACGGCGAATCTGAATTGGTTTGTTCCCCGTTTCACGTACGCTTCGGTAAATGGCAGGTCTTGAGACCAAGTGAGAAGAAAGTCAATGTCTTTGTCAATGGAAACCCAATTCCGTTCAATATGAAGATTGGTGAGGCTGGCGAGGCCTTCTTTGTTTTCGAgaccgacgacgacgtcCCCGAGGATCTTATAACCTCACCTATTCTGCAGCCCACCATGCCTGACGAAACACCGACTGGAAATGCATCGAACCAAGATCCTGTTGACACAGACCGCTTCGCCGCCAAGCAAGATGAGGAGTCACAGAATCTCCAAGCACCATCAGACTCGGTCGAGAGTGAACTCGGAAGCACGCGCGTCGAACCCGACTTTCTTGACCTCGACGGAAGAACACAGGAAGAAGATACTAGTCCAGATGACGTGCGTACTACTCCGAAGCAAAAACACAACCTCCCCTCTGCGTTGCGGAAAAGTGGGTCTCGGGCGACTATAAATCAGAGTTCCGTTACGTCTTTGCCGtcccctcctccatcccCAGGTTATGAAATTGAGCGATCGCGTACGCCAGCCATGGAGGCACAAGACGCACGCGTCGACGTAGCTCTTAAGAGGCTCAATTCGGAGGTTCATGTTCCTGAAGTGGAGTACCACCATGGTCTGTTCGGTACGCGTTTCTACTGAATGTAACTAATGCGTCTGCTTGCGTAGATGTTACTCTCGACATGGAGGGATATAAATCAGGATACCATGACCGTATAGCATCTGACAAAACGGTCAGATCCTCTGgttctctttctccctcAAAGCCGAATTCGAAAGAACAAGTCGCATTTCCTCGGAAAACGGATTCCTCGACACCATCCCTCCCATCAGATACACCATATCTTGTTCTCCCGCATACGCAATCTTCAATACAGTCATCGTCTGTATCTTCGCCATCTCCCTCACCATCCCCAACTTCAGCAGGATCGCGTTCGCCTATTGCTTCAGCCCAACCATTTTTCCGTGCAACATCTGAACCACCTCCAGATATTGAATCTGAGAATGAACCGGTAAcatccttctccctctctcctCAAACTCAAGCTGGCGAGCATCAAATGCCTGTACAAGAATACTCTTGGGAATGGGGTGCATTTCCACAGCCATCTCCTCGAAAAGCCTCGTTTGGGAAGGGCGGTAGAATCGAATTACCACATTGGCGTTCAGCAGTCAGGTCTAAAAGTGGATTTAACGACAAGAAGGGAGGTTCAATTTTTCTGGAATTGCCCCCTATGGCTAGCAGATTTGGGAATGGAATACCTGAGGACGGCATGGATGAGATTATTCTGAGGATACCGGGTGGAAATGGCAGCACAGGACGTAGTAGAAGTGTTCCACCACGTTATTTGGACAATTCGGCGAAGAACGAGCGAAAAGGAAGTCGAGAGTATAAAGAATATGAGGATGCCAATAGTCCAggtgaagaaaatgaagaaaggGGAAGAAGCGCCCGCTTTTGGGAGAAGCAAGTTGTAGGGTCATCAGAACCTGAAGAAGACAGCAATACCAACGGTGTGTATGGAGTAGGAGGGACATTGAGCCCAAGTAAGAATGACCCTACAATGTTTGTGCTCAGCATTGAAGGCAGAAAAATCGGGTTTCAATTAAGCTTGGTTCCTCTTGGTGAAATATCCGAGTCTAGCAAGGATACTAGCAAGACGAAGCAAAGATTCCAAGACGAGTTTGAGGTAGCAAGACAATTTGATCGCTTCCGAGTAGATTGGCCAAGGTTTATTGAGGACGAAAGTATAGTCAGCGACCCACGACTAGTTATTCGGTGGGCAGGCAATCATCAGTGCGTCTTTTCACTTTGAACAAATTTTATCATATTTCTGACAGTTTTACAGGTATATTACCCGAAGTGATGGGTCTCCACTCATGGATTCTCTCATAATATGGCGGTCGTCGGTTATCCGCAAACGTGAATCAGGCGATTCTCTTCGTCCAGTCTCTCCCCCACCACCGCCTGCAGAGACAAGTGTTGTCAGCGAGGACGAATTGTCATATGAACCCTCAGAGCAGAAGTCGCACGGGCGAGCAAAGTCGGAATCTCCTTCAGCTGCTGATATACGGCAGCAAGACGAGAAAGCTGAACCAGCCTCCCAAGGCCAAGGTTCTGCACCCAAACCGACGTCCTCGTCATGGGTGCAATGGTGGAATAGGAGTCGCAGAAAGGATGCCTCTGATGCCAAAGGATATAGTAATGTTCTAAACCCCGTAAGTTTCTTCTCCCTTTTGAGTTGTAGCTTATAGTGTCTAACGCACAATGCTGAAGAAAAATGACACCTCCACATCGTCGTTACCCCTTCCAGCTAGCAATACTTTCCTCAAAGACAACCGGAAGAGTATTTCAGAAGACGTTGTAACAAAATCTAGTGCGGCTTCAGCATTCATGCAACAAACTCCCGATGGCGGTCTTCGTCCTTCGCATGCCAAATCACCCAGCGATGCTGCTTCTGTTCATTCATCAAGTCCGCCAAATCCACCAATTCCCTCCAAAAGATTTGCTAAGACCCTGAGACTGACGTCAGACCAACTCGTGAGGTTGTCCCAAATTTCAATCGCCAACATTTTGATGACATCGACATTTAGAAATCGCTCAATCTGAGGTCAGGTCCTAATTCCATCACATTTTCTCTATCAGCTTCCGGTGCAATCGCAGCCACTGCTCGGATTTTTGTCTGGGATTCAACGGACCTTGTCGTCATTTCTGACATTGACGGCACAATCACCAAGTAGGCCAAGTTATTTGTGTATTCCATTTTGTAAAAAAAAGCTAATGTTAAATGTTACTGGAATCTAGGTCCGATGGGCTTGGACACGTTTTTGCAATGATTGGGCGAGACTGGACCCATCTCGGTGTAGCAAAGCTTTACACTGATATAACTCGGAACGGCTATAAAATAATGTATCTCACTTCTCGAGCTATTGGACAGGCAGATGCCACACGAGATTATCTTAAGGGTATCAAACAAAATAACTATCAACTTCCCGAAGGACCAGTAATTATGAGCCCTGATCGTTTGATGGCTTCTTTACATCGGTGCGCAGAATGTTACAGTCTTTGAGCGGTTTGCTGATTCCTATTTATCTTATAGGGAAGTGATCATGCGTAAACCTGAATTGTTTAAGATGGCTTGCCTACGTGatatccaacgcctcttcgGAGAATCTGCACGCAACCCTTTCTATGCAGGCTTCGGGAATAGAATTACTGATGCCCTGTCTTACCGAAGTGTCAATGTTCCCAGTGCCAGAATATTCACCATCGATAGCAGTGGGGAAGTGAAGATGGAGCTTTTGGAATTAGCTGGTTACAAATCTTCGTGAGTATAACATCCTTATTTATTTAAAAGGGAGTTGTCTTAAATAAAGCAATCTAGATATATTCATATGACGGACCTTGTAGATCAGATGTTCCCGCCGATCCATCGAAAGTGGACTCCTGAATATACAGATTTCAACTATTGGAAAACTCCTGTCCAAGATTTCCCACTCCCAGACATGTCTCCCCCGTCTCCTGCCCTTAGCGCACGCTCTGATACCTCCAATCAAAGCGCTTTAGCAAGACTACGAAATTTCAGTCTGGGAGCAAACAATAACCCACGACCATATGCCACTGACAGTCAGCCATTGTCTAGTGGTGACGGTTACCGTAGCTCGCATCTGCGACAAATGTCGTCTTTCGAGAAGCTAAGCTCGACTTTGGGATTCATGACGCGGGTCAACGGTGATCCATATCGTCGCAGTGCAAGTCCTgaatcgtcatcttcatatATTGAATCggatgacgaagacgatgaaggaGAGCTGGGCGTTGATGGTCAGAGACGAAAAAGAaataggaggaggagcatgACCAGTATGCCTGGAACACTGGATGAAAGTCACTTCGGTATGGATGAGGACGACGGAGAAGAGGGTGAGCAACATGTAGGTcacgaagatgacgacgatgagggTGCATACGAGGGTGAAGAGAACCCAGAAGAGGAGGCAGAAGAAGcatttgatgatgatttaCTTGCTGCTGGTGAAATGCAAAATGTGCCATTTTTGTAATGGCTTCGATTTCGCTATGCTGAACCATGCAATTGCTTTAACGTAATCTACTGTCATTTCGCATATCCATTATTTAGATTTATCACCTTAATAGAGACCCTAGGATACAATTCGCATACATTATATTTTTGCAACATTACAAGGAACACTTGAAGGCACATACTGTACACAAATCCTTTGGTATATGAAACAAATTTATAAATACATTAGGTATACGTTGAGGTTCCAAGTGAATGTCATTATGATCGTCCTCCAGCATTGGCTCCATCGAAAAATATTTTACTGAGCGGTCGTGCCGGACGCATCCTACGCTGTCCCTCCTTCATATCCTTAATAGCCTGATCTAGGTCCCCACGACCAAACGATCGTTTCCCAATAGTTAAACCCTGTTGAGAGTCTTCTGGTATCTCGAGTCTGGCCTTTGCCTCTCCATTAGAGATAACTTTGAGAGTCTGTGGAAGTATATTTAGAATAACCATGTGAAGGATAACGTTGCTAGTAATCCTCACAGAATTGGGTGTCTTCTCAGTATCCTCCGCGACAGTCGGGAGTACGGGAGGCGATAATGTCTTCAACTTCATCTCAGCTTCATGTACTTCCAAAGCACATTTCTGGGAGGCAATTAGATAGTAGACCGGCACATTCAGTTATCACTTACCTGAAGGGACGAGGAAAATGATGTTACGAGGCCCAGGAAATCTTCTGGTTTTGGCGCATCGGGAGAATCTGGAGTTTCCCCATAGTATGTAAGCAATAGACGAAGCTCAGCCTCTATAGCTTGTCCCATGTGCTTCAAAGCGTCAACGGTTTGCGCATTTTCATGGACAAAGGGCTTCCAGGAACAATCAGGAATGCATTCTGTTTATATATAAAGAAACACACCTGCATGACTTCGATGAAGCGATCATTCTTTGGAATGGATGGGTTTCCATGATAATTTTGAATTTCTTCATTTATCTGCCCCAAACCAGTAACCAATGTGTTTACTGTCTGTAAAGCAACCTGGACCGAAACTGGATGGTTTAAAAGTATCAGATCGCTAGCAGGAGAAGAAGGGTATGAATATTTACCCCGAGCGGCTGCCTCTATGCTAGGCAGTTCATCGATGAAATTTATGAGCGAGGGGTCTTTCCTCAGGAGAACTCGGGCAAGATAGTGTAAAAGAGTTGGGCAATCTGGCCCTCCCTTAGTTGTCCTAGTCTCAATGAGCTGCAAAACAATCAGGACACggtcaagaaaaaaataaaatttgtCCCGCTTGCTGACCTTCAATAAAGAATTGAGTTGGAAACCTTTCGCTCCTCCTCGGAATGTGGCCCCGTTAAGTGTATTGCCCAGAAGAAGGACAATCTAAAAGCAATGATTGAGCAATGCACCTTTTAAATATCATTCGTGCATCCTACTCGAAGAATTTGCTTGAATTTAACCGCAGAGCGCAACTCCAAAGATGCATTCCGAAGAACATTCAAATCCGGTCGGATTTCTTCTATGTCTAAGTCAAGGTTGCGTCGGTATTGCATGCAATTCAAACGTTCAGACAGTCGAGGAATTGTCATGATCTTTGCAGACTGTGTGAGACAAAAGGCAACAGCACAATGTTGTAAACAAACCTCATGAAAATATTGATCAGCTTTCGATAATTTGCTTATGTCGTCAAATGACCTAAGGCGTTCCATCTTGGACTGAGTTAGTAGACACCAGACAGGACGCAGATTATATACATACCTCTTCTGCCGTAGGGAGTTGTTTACTCAGGGCTTTGAGGGCATCAAGAGAGAGCGCAGCGTCATCGATCTCAAGCAAGGATCTACGAATTTGTGGACAATCGAGCTTGATTCTTGAAAGCATAATAGCTTTCATACAAAGTAATCAGCGAAAAAACTTGTATGTAGTTGAAAGTACATACAAACGTTGTTCGCGCGGGTAATATCCAAGACAGTCGCTACATTTTGCTTCTTGATGGCCTCTTTTTGTGGAGAATTGGTCGGATTAGCATCAAGGATAAATGTTGACTCCAGGTCTGATAGATCTACTTGAATATCAGCCGGCAGATCATTCCATACCGAAGGTGCAGCGCTAGAAATCGTAGATTTGTTCCAAAAGAATGATCTCATCTTTTTAACTGGGCGGGTGATCGCCTTCTGCGGTCCCAACTTAAATGCAGAtggcggtggaggaggaggcggcaCAGGAGAAAGTAATGGTGACATTGGTGACTGAACTCTTGCAGATTGTGTTGATattggtggcggcggcggcggcggaggaggaggaggaggaggaggaggagaaggagaaggagaagcatCGGCACAAGGATTTTCAACACGACTTTGGTTAGGCAAGCGCAGCGCAGgtggaggcggtggtggcggcgggggaggcggaggaggaatTTTGGAAGGAGATTCGGAAGAGTCGGAAAAGGTAGGACGGGCAATAAAAGACATTATTGTGGAGgatagtggtggtggtggtggtggtggtggtggtggtggtagtggcgGGGACGGCGTTGACATCGAATGACTACTACTTAAGGTATGTATCTTGGGTTTacttggaggtggaggagggggagatTTCGCCTTAAACTCTTGTTCAGTCTTAGGCTTAGCAGCTAGACGAAGCTGCAGCTCGTCGATTTGTTTTTTTAGACTTGCTATTTGATCGTCTTTTTCTGTAAGACGCTGTATAGTATGATTTGCCATCATTTGAGCATCGACGTCTGCTGACTTAACACCATCTCGAGCTTCCTCTCTCGATAAAAATCTCGTATAAACAGACTCCAAAGCGCGTTTCAGGTAGATGATTTCTTTGTCCTTGATAGATATCATATTTTCCAATTCGGTGATCTGAAAAAGCAGTTAAGAAGACACCGCAACGTGTTGGCACACTACAAACCTTGGTCTTATATTTCGTCATTTCCTCCATCCAAGTATTCCACTTTATTCTATCACGCTCTCTTTTTGCGCGTTCATCCTAAGATGAAATGTGAGACAGACGATGCGTAGAGGCAGAGTAAACGCACTGATTCCCTTGACTCCCCACGATTCTGAGTTTTGAATTGATCCAGCTCGGTTTGAAGGTGAAGtacttgtttttctttctgaaCCAGACGTTGTACAAGTCCATGAAAATTTTGCTTGAAGAATAAAGTGAACAAGAATGTATTTAAGATTTGCCGGAAATTTCATACCTCAGGACCGGTTTTCTTCGTGTTGTCGGGATTGAACGTTTGTATACCAGTTGGGAGATATTTGAGCGCATTTGTTTCTGCAATTTGTTGATTCAATTCTTTACGAAGTTCTGCCCGCTACTCATCGAACAAAAGATAGAGTGGATAAACAAGGTTTCTCGTCAATAGATTGGGTCAAAATATTTACCTCATCGCTTAGTTCATCGACCTTGATGCGAAGGGATTCAACTTCCTGTTCGATGAAATCTCTGGATACGCTTTCATCAAGTGACTTTACTTCGACTTCTTGTCCAGTGATATGCTGGACTGATATTGAGAAGCGCTTTAGAAACACTTTCCAGTTTGCATCACTGAAAAAGTGAGCATCATTACGTAAAAAGCGTAAAGCAAAAAGATTCCTACAGCGTATCAAGCATCGCCGCCTGTTCGACAAAGCGGTCGAGAACAGTCATAAGATCCGCTTTGAGCTGGCTAGAAATGCAATAGATATAAGCAGATCAGAATAaagaagaataaaaaaagtTTTACAATTCGATATCTCTCTGCAAAAGTCGAGAGTAATGTTTCAGGATATCTAGCATTACAGGGTAAAGCTCGCCATGTTGCTTGACTAATTGGACCAAATCCTGCAGAACAACATCGGAGTCGGAAAGTGTTCGTTCATGACCCCAGCTTTGCTGACTCAATGAGCTTTGCTTTCGTTCTCGcatatcttcttcatcctcataCTTCTCCTCAGTGTACATATTCAATTGCGTTATCAAGGAATCCGGAGGTTTGATGTATCGCAGAGCCTACATCATAAATAATGCGCATTGTATATCCAAGTATGAGCGAGTATAAACGTACCACAATGAGTTCGTTCAAGCCTCTCCGACTAAATTCCTCTCGGAGAACCATACGatcttcaagttcttcgGGACAGTTGGTCAGGGCATTGATAAGCGCCATGGTCGCAATTCGTGCCTCCCATatcccttcttcttcattgccaaatccaaatccatcATCGCTCTCGCCGTCAATATCGACTTGAGGTAATCGAAGTGTGGACAACAATGTTTCAAAGCGAAAATCTTCGTCGAATGCAATACGGAAATCTGACATAGCAGCCAAGACAGCTTTATGGCCATCATCTATAGCCAGCATGCTGATGGCGGCGAGGAGCTCTGCGGCCAGCGTATGAGCCTTCAAAGACGACGTATGCAAAGCATAAGATATGTGTGTGATAACATTTGGAGAAACTAGCAATTGATTGAACCCAGGCTAGCAAGACCCCTAAGAGTTAGCATAAGTTAAAAGAAGTGAGAAGGTATAAACTGACTTCTGTATTGAGGAGCACTCGTAGACACTTTAGGACTTCCAGAAGAACGGTGATTTCAAGTTCACTGAGAACTCGTCTTTTACCACCTTTGCTGACCAAACTCGCCAACAGAGATCCCAGAGCAATTAACCCTTTCTCACTAACTACGAAATCTTGAATGAATGCCACTTTTGCAGTGGATAGATGAACCCGAAGCGTAATTAGATGCTTGACTAGCTTCATATCAGGTGCCTTTCCAATGCGAAGACCATCAATATACCACTTCGCCGATTTTGCGACCTCCTTACTGCCATATTTATCGACCGTCGTCAGTGATTTATCGCCGCCAGAGGATGTCCACCAATTAGCCCATAAGCTTCCTGTATTTTGCgattgaagaggtggaatATCTCCTGCGGCTTTTGCAATTTGGT
The sequence above is a segment of the Psilocybe cubensis strain MGC-MH-2018 chromosome 4, whole genome shotgun sequence genome. Coding sequences within it:
- a CDS encoding RNA polymerase I-specific transcription initiation factor rrn3, translating into MIPTFLVAVPTCSLPPKKYKDMDPHSRRSQFNHRTPKAGPLSRNIDSMPPQPSQKPESSKVPPPRKTASHSSATTNLLIRRPIATNSRVKQDEMFKRDMYLSVVTNALQQKANGVSDTFDELVSQFNISPSSSSQHSSQFDPAQIRLWLLALSHVVSRLEKTHSALVDAIVNMPWTTFDSATVKSFTVFIGMLLSARPEYLSLVLAKIAHGFTYQSGLQALDAGIPSTSSAPLTRRVIYDRVHFLLRHILSLVPTLPSTLQPLLVRHFPHKRQNQVAQTTYIRNLLRVSGYCPELADKILATIVDRAIQIDVEIQIELEELEEEENEGDEDVFELDPFDIVLGQEVSSSASDTDDSDDESDDNFSDLSSEAGDMDDFDLSRRIEVPMNVKHIQEMVKKLDAILTLLFEHFERSKGASSISTDSRPMSPLELPPLPPLESNPLTPTDFLSSRQSLDLTASTEISAPTTETSSSKVKLSKLSGTKTSLHSQFQSLLSIFDRTILRTFKSRYTQFLVFWFASLDPEFADIFQGMLVERALMPSSGGFSPHTHNDSFGDGEESTSNSQPHTMTPELTRAAAASYIGSFVSRATFVDRDGTRRVVSVLCEYLRSHLDGVEADVRLGLGFGSESAPSSVNAAAALSAILASGQHTVFYAVTQAVFLIFCFRWRDLLGGDDDLDDSYVDLDLDLDGRTRKTPAKDKWMPELSVLKRVVTSILNPLKVCSSNVVMQFARVAQATDFIYCYTMLEMNKRNDMSFASISGTSASGPRPRLSNGSSESLLSSLTLLQAKLLYQPANAELNTFFPFDPYRLPKSNAFIQGVYREWSSVAIESDDDDDDESDVDEEEDQLSSDQYDDFRSGGLDVPREKNAQKSDDDGGLGESLGAMSISPARMSISVSMRG
- a CDS encoding NADH dehydrogenase [ubiquinone] 1 beta subcomplex subunit 9, giving the protein MSSPATAFSSAHRLYVKSLYRRSLKNALDWTIRRDLWRAEAMQIRAEFEANRDIHDPRLLARVLEQAEARLAEFKHPDPVIAPTAPGGTKWERNLPPSTAPVYDHEAGGHH
- a CDS encoding Nuclear elongation and deformation protein 1, coding for MNYIRGAVSAISAPYQYYKDLPPINPSTLTGAIDVIVIRRPTDNGESELVCSPFHVRFGKWQVLRPSEKKVNVFVNGNPIPFNMKIGEAGEAFFVFETDDDVPEDLITSPILQPTMPDETPTGNASNQDPVDTDRFAAKQDEESQNLQAPSDSVESELGSTRVEPDFLDLDGRTQEEDTSPDDVRTTPKQKHNLPSALRKSGSRATINQSSVTSLPSPPPSPGYEIERSRTPAMEAQDARVDVALKRLNSEVHVPEVEYHHDVTLDMEGYKSGYHDRIASDKTVRSSGSLSPSKPNSKEQVAFPRKTDSSTPSLPSDTPYLVLPHTQSSIQSSSVSSPSPSPSPTSAGSRSPIASAQPFFRATSEPPPDIESENEPVTSFSLSPQTQAGEHQMPVQEYSWEWGAFPQPSPRKASFGKGGRIELPHWRSAVRSKSGFNDKKGGSIFLELPPMASRFGNGIPEDGMDEIILRIPGGNGSTGRSRSVPPRYLDNSAKNERKGSREYKEYEDANSPGEENEERGRSARFWEKQVVGSSEPEEDSNTNGVYGVGGTLSPSKNDPTMFVLSIEGRKIGFQLSLVPLGEISESSKDTSKTKQRFQDEFEVARQFDRFRVDWPRFIEDESIVSDPRLVIRWAGNHQYITRSDGSPLMDSLIIWRSSVIRKRESGDSLRPVSPPPPPAETSVVSEDELSYEPSEQKSHGRAKSESPSAADIRQQDEKAEPASQGQGSAPKPTSSSWVQWWNRSRRKDASDAKGYSNVLNPKNDTSTSSLPLPASNTFLKDNRKSISEDVVTKSSAASAFMQQTPDGGLRPSHAKSPSDAASVHSSSPPNPPIPSKRFAKTLRLTSDQLKSLNLRSGPNSITFSLSASGAIAATARIFVWDSTDLVVISDIDGTITKSDGLGHVFAMIGRDWTHLGVAKLYTDITRNGYKIMYLTSRAIGQADATRDYLKGIKQNNYQLPEGPVIMSPDRLMASLHREVIMRKPELFKMACLRDIQRLFGESARNPFYAGFGNRITDALSYRSVNVPSARIFTIDSSGEVKMELLELAGYKSSYIHMTDLVDQMFPPIHRKWTPEYTDFNYWKTPVQDFPLPDMSPPSPALSARSDTSNQSALARLRNFSLGANNNPRPYATDSQPLSSGDGYRSSHLRQMSSFEKLSSTLGFMTRVNGDPYRRSASPESSSSYIESDDEDDEGELGVDGQRRKRNRRRSMTSMPGTLDESHFGMDEDDGEEGEQHVGHEDDDDEGAYEGEENPEEEAEEAFDDDLLAAGEMQNVPFL